The Peribacillus sp. FSL E2-0218 genome contains a region encoding:
- a CDS encoding response regulator transcription factor has product MISIVIAEDQRMLLGALGSILDLEEDMEVVGKASNGEEAMELVKRLQPDICITDIEMPVKTGLDVAEEIKNEGNQCKVIILTTFARPGYFERARKAEVGGYLLKDSPSEELANSIRVIMDGRRIYAPELVDMAFEEENPLTERECQVLKLIADGKNTKEIASQLYLTNGTVRNYISIILDKLDVSNRVEAIVRFKEKGWSKD; this is encoded by the coding sequence TTGATTTCAATCGTAATTGCCGAAGACCAGCGGATGCTGCTCGGCGCGCTAGGCTCTATCCTCGATCTGGAAGAGGATATGGAAGTTGTCGGAAAAGCGAGCAACGGGGAAGAAGCAATGGAACTCGTCAAACGTTTGCAGCCGGATATATGCATTACCGATATTGAGATGCCTGTAAAAACCGGACTGGATGTTGCAGAAGAAATCAAGAATGAGGGCAATCAGTGCAAAGTCATCATCTTGACGACTTTTGCGCGGCCTGGGTACTTTGAAAGGGCGAGGAAGGCAGAGGTAGGTGGATACCTACTAAAGGATAGCCCAAGTGAGGAGCTGGCGAACTCGATCCGGGTCATCATGGATGGCAGGCGCATTTATGCCCCTGAGCTGGTGGATATGGCATTTGAGGAGGAAAACCCACTCACTGAACGGGAGTGTCAGGTGCTCAAATTGATCGCCGATGGCAAGAATACGAAGGAAATCGCCAGCCAGCTATATTTAACGAATGGAACGGTCCGAAATTATATCTCGATCATACTCGACAAGCTAGATGTAAGCAATCGTGTTGAAGCGATCGTAAGGTTCAAGGAAAAAGGCTGGTCAAAAGATTGA
- the fdhF gene encoding formate dehydrogenase subunit alpha, whose translation MSNSTSTFKINGLDYTAKAGLTILEVINQNGLAHPQICYVPEVDPIQTCDTCIIEVDGKLVRSCSTVAVSGMDIAMNSSKAKEAQTEAMDRILENHSLYCTVCDNNNGNCTLHNTAELMEIEHQKYPYTPKVKLADVDMSHPFYRYDANQCIACGQCVEVCQNLQVNETLSIDWEADRPRVIWDEGSEINSSSCVGCGQCVTICPCNALMEKSMLGEAGFMSGIKNDLLEPMIDLVKEVEPGYSGIFALSEIEAAMREKRTKKTKTVCTFCGVGCSFEVWTKGRKILKIQPTHEAPVNAISTCVKGKFGWDFVNSEKRLSKPLIRKNGKFIESSWNETLDLVASRLGSIKQQHGGNSVGFISSSKITNEENYVIQKLARQVFETNNVDNCSRYCQSPATDGLFRTVGMGGDAGTIKDIAAAGLVIIIGANPAEGHPVLATRVKRAHKLHGQKLIVADIRKNEMAERSDIHISPKQGTDQVWLMAVTKYMIDQGWHDQEFIDENVNFFDDYMEVLEKYTLEYAEMHTGLAKEALIQIAALIRDADGTCILWGMGVTQNTGGSDTSAAISNLLLATGNYRRAGAGAYPLRGHNNVQGACDMGTLPTWLPGYQHISDDAARAKFERAYGVKIDGKPGMNNIDMLHAIEKGDMKAMYLVGEDMALVDSDANHVHDVLSSLDFFVVQDIFLSRTAQYADVVLPGVPSLEKEGTFTNTERRVQRLYQALPALGDARADWWITQEIAKRLGADWNYTHPGEIYDEMASLSPIFSQANYGVLEGWNSFLWGSHDGASTPLLYVDGFNFPDKKARFALSDWVEPAQFPAEFDLHINNGRMLEHFHEGNMTNKSIGIQAKVPDIFVEISPKLASERKVGDGGLVRLVSPFGAVKLKVLITDRVKNNELFLPMNSVDKDSAINFLTGPIYDQRTSTPAYKQTMVRMEVLCASGDTPLPDTNPRNKKRHPQNGVEVERKWARPGYVHLTEK comes from the coding sequence ATGAGCAATTCGACGAGCACGTTTAAAATCAATGGTTTGGATTATACGGCAAAAGCCGGATTGACGATACTTGAGGTTATCAACCAAAATGGGCTAGCCCACCCGCAAATTTGCTATGTCCCCGAGGTCGATCCGATCCAGACCTGTGACACCTGCATTATCGAAGTCGATGGGAAACTCGTCCGCTCCTGTTCGACCGTGGCCGTGAGCGGGATGGATATTGCCATGAACTCGAGCAAAGCAAAAGAAGCCCAAACCGAAGCAATGGATCGGATCCTGGAAAACCACTCCTTATACTGTACAGTGTGTGATAATAATAACGGCAATTGCACGCTTCACAACACGGCAGAATTAATGGAAATTGAACACCAAAAATACCCTTACACACCGAAAGTGAAATTGGCCGATGTCGATATGTCGCATCCATTTTACCGCTATGATGCCAATCAATGCATTGCATGCGGGCAATGCGTCGAGGTCTGCCAGAACCTTCAGGTCAACGAGACACTATCCATCGATTGGGAAGCCGATCGCCCAAGGGTCATCTGGGATGAAGGCTCCGAAATCAACAGCTCATCATGTGTCGGCTGCGGACAGTGTGTAACCATTTGTCCCTGCAATGCATTAATGGAGAAGTCAATGCTCGGTGAGGCTGGGTTCATGTCAGGTATCAAAAACGATTTGCTCGAACCCATGATTGACCTTGTCAAAGAAGTGGAGCCTGGGTACAGCGGGATTTTCGCCCTTTCGGAAATCGAGGCGGCCATGCGTGAGAAACGGACGAAGAAGACAAAAACGGTCTGTACGTTTTGCGGGGTTGGCTGCTCATTCGAGGTCTGGACTAAGGGCCGGAAAATCCTTAAAATCCAACCGACTCATGAAGCTCCCGTCAATGCGATTTCCACATGTGTCAAAGGGAAATTCGGCTGGGATTTCGTAAACTCCGAGAAACGATTATCCAAGCCGCTCATTCGGAAAAATGGCAAATTCATCGAATCGAGTTGGAATGAAACATTGGACCTGGTCGCCTCAAGACTCGGTTCGATCAAACAACAGCATGGCGGCAACTCCGTAGGCTTCATTTCTTCCTCCAAGATCACGAATGAAGAAAACTATGTCATTCAAAAACTGGCACGACAAGTATTCGAGACGAATAACGTCGACAATTGCTCTCGTTATTGCCAATCGCCTGCTACAGACGGATTGTTCCGTACAGTCGGAATGGGCGGAGATGCCGGAACGATCAAGGATATCGCCGCGGCTGGTTTGGTCATCATCATCGGGGCGAATCCGGCTGAAGGGCATCCTGTACTGGCGACACGCGTGAAGCGGGCCCATAAGCTTCACGGCCAAAAACTGATTGTAGCCGATATCAGGAAAAATGAAATGGCGGAGCGTTCCGATATTCACATCAGCCCTAAACAGGGCACGGACCAGGTCTGGTTGATGGCGGTTACCAAATATATGATCGACCAAGGCTGGCATGATCAGGAATTCATTGATGAGAATGTGAACTTCTTCGACGATTATATGGAAGTACTTGAGAAATACACCCTTGAATATGCTGAAATGCACACAGGCCTTGCAAAAGAAGCATTGATCCAAATTGCTGCATTGATCCGTGATGCCGATGGGACCTGCATCCTATGGGGGATGGGTGTAACCCAAAACACTGGAGGCTCCGACACGTCGGCCGCCATTTCCAACCTTTTGCTGGCTACAGGAAATTACCGCCGCGCTGGAGCAGGTGCCTATCCGCTTCGCGGCCATAACAATGTCCAAGGCGCTTGCGATATGGGTACCCTCCCGACATGGCTTCCCGGATACCAGCATATTTCCGATGATGCGGCACGCGCCAAATTCGAAAGGGCTTACGGTGTAAAAATCGATGGCAAACCAGGCATGAACAATATCGACATGCTTCACGCCATTGAAAAAGGCGACATGAAAGCGATGTACCTAGTCGGTGAAGATATGGCACTTGTCGACTCGGATGCCAACCACGTTCATGACGTATTATCCAGCTTGGATTTCTTCGTGGTACAAGATATTTTCCTTTCCAGGACCGCTCAATATGCAGACGTCGTGTTACCTGGCGTGCCCTCGCTTGAAAAAGAGGGGACGTTCACCAATACGGAGCGTCGGGTACAGCGTCTATACCAGGCTCTGCCTGCTCTAGGAGACGCTAGAGCGGATTGGTGGATCACCCAAGAGATCGCCAAACGGTTGGGAGCGGATTGGAATTACACACATCCTGGTGAAATCTATGATGAAATGGCAAGCCTTTCACCGATTTTCAGCCAAGCCAATTATGGTGTGCTCGAAGGCTGGAACAGCTTCCTCTGGGGCAGCCATGACGGAGCAAGCACGCCGCTCCTTTATGTAGATGGTTTTAACTTTCCCGATAAGAAAGCCCGTTTTGCACTATCTGATTGGGTCGAGCCGGCTCAGTTCCCAGCGGAATTCGATCTTCACATCAACAACGGGCGGATGCTGGAGCATTTCCATGAAGGAAACATGACGAATAAATCTATTGGAATCCAAGCAAAGGTTCCGGATATTTTCGTTGAGATTTCGCCTAAGCTGGCTAGTGAGCGCAAAGTCGGCGATGGCGGGCTCGTCCGCTTGGTGTCACCATTCGGAGCCGTTAAATTAAAGGTGCTGATCACGGATCGAGTAAAAAACAACGAGCTATTTTTACCGATGAATTCCGTTGATAAAGACTCTGCCATTAACTTCCTGACCGGTCCCATTTACGATCAGCGCACAAGCACGCCGGCATACAAACAGACGATGGTCCGCATGGAAGTGTTATGCGCAAGCGGCGATACTCCGCTGCCCGATACAAATCCACGGAATAAAAAACGACATCCCCAAAATGGAGTCGAGGTTGAGCGGAAGTGGGCACGTCCAGGGTATGTTCATTTAACGGAAAAATAA
- a CDS encoding response regulator transcription factor, translating to MNKRILIIEDEEKIARVLQLELNHEGYRTEAAYNGKTGLEKAESEEWDLILLDVMLPELNGIEVLRRYRKKNAFTPVILLTARDAVPDKVNGLDHGANDYVTKPFEIEELLARIRACFRANVQTGQPEGSADELTVHDLKLNLGTRDILRQGKRIELTSREFDLLVYLLQNKNQVLTREQILTHVWGYDFVGDTNVVDVYIRYLRKKVDYPFELQLIHTYRGVGYSLKEPL from the coding sequence ATGAATAAAAGGATTTTAATAATAGAAGATGAAGAAAAAATTGCAAGGGTGCTGCAGCTTGAACTTAATCATGAAGGCTATCGGACGGAAGCCGCTTATAACGGGAAAACAGGCTTGGAGAAAGCGGAAAGTGAAGAGTGGGATTTAATCTTATTGGATGTGATGCTGCCCGAGCTGAATGGCATAGAAGTGCTTAGGCGTTATCGGAAGAAGAATGCCTTCACGCCAGTCATCCTTTTAACGGCAAGGGATGCCGTTCCTGACAAGGTGAATGGGCTTGATCATGGAGCGAATGATTACGTGACGAAGCCGTTTGAAATCGAAGAGCTGCTGGCACGGATCCGTGCTTGTTTTAGGGCCAATGTCCAGACGGGCCAGCCTGAAGGAAGTGCGGATGAACTTACGGTCCATGATCTGAAATTGAATCTTGGCACAAGGGATATCCTGAGGCAGGGGAAAAGGATCGAGCTGACTTCCCGCGAATTCGACTTGCTTGTGTACCTGTTGCAAAATAAAAATCAAGTGCTGACAAGGGAGCAAATCCTTACCCATGTTTGGGGATATGACTTCGTAGGCGATACGAATGTGGTTGACGTATATATCCGGTATTTACGCAAAAAGGTGGATTACCCCTTTGAATTACAGCTCATACATACGTATCGCGGTGTGGGCTATAGCTTGAAGGAGCCTTTATGA
- a CDS encoding sensor histidine kinase — protein MQSWYHIFPKNTGLSPYVWIIFCILPFYFIFKSSSMLEIVFGIVMIILFFISYGLSFVSKGWPVYMWTAIQIIISISMTIFFGYIYFSLFLAFFIGNVQNKVGFFVLYSIQLLATIVSVNIGFIMKDPTFFSQFPFMLICVVGVILLPFNTYNRNKRDRLEEQLEDAHKRISELGKMEERQRIARDLHDTLGQKLSLIGLKSDLAGKLIDLKPDSAKKEIRDIRQTARTALKEVREMVSEMRGAKLSDEIIRVKQILKAAEIEFSLEGTTELQDTPLLVETVLSMCLKEAVTNIVKHSRADSCHIVIEELHTGVTIKVEDNGVGLSHKSEFYKGNGLQGMKERLEFVNGSLDIRSTDGTTLYIRVPNAIKNNG, from the coding sequence ATGCAAAGTTGGTATCATATCTTTCCGAAGAATACGGGGCTAAGCCCGTATGTCTGGATCATTTTTTGTATCCTCCCTTTTTATTTCATTTTCAAATCTTCATCGATGCTGGAGATTGTCTTTGGGATCGTCATGATCATTTTATTCTTCATTTCTTACGGTCTCTCTTTCGTGTCTAAGGGATGGCCCGTATACATGTGGACGGCGATACAAATCATCATCTCGATATCGATGACCATCTTTTTCGGCTATATTTACTTTTCCCTTTTTTTGGCATTCTTCATTGGCAATGTTCAAAATAAGGTTGGATTTTTCGTTTTATATTCCATCCAGCTTTTAGCTACCATCGTTTCCGTCAATATTGGCTTCATCATGAAGGACCCTACCTTCTTTTCGCAGTTTCCCTTCATGCTGATTTGTGTAGTGGGCGTGATCCTTCTTCCATTCAACACGTATAATCGCAATAAACGGGATAGACTGGAAGAACAATTGGAAGATGCGCATAAAAGAATATCAGAGCTGGGCAAGATGGAGGAACGTCAGCGGATTGCCAGGGACTTACATGATACACTTGGACAAAAGCTTTCCTTAATTGGCTTGAAAAGCGACCTCGCAGGTAAATTGATTGATTTAAAACCGGACTCTGCCAAGAAAGAAATCAGGGATATCCGCCAAACGGCTAGGACGGCTCTCAAGGAAGTAAGGGAAATGGTATCAGAAATGCGCGGGGCCAAGCTAAGCGATGAAATCATCCGGGTCAAGCAAATACTGAAAGCGGCAGAAATAGAATTCAGTTTGGAAGGGACCACGGAACTGCAAGATACGCCATTGCTTGTTGAAACGGTTTTAAGCATGTGCTTGAAAGAAGCCGTGACCAATATCGTCAAACATAGCCGTGCCGACTCCTGTCATATCGTGATAGAGGAATTGCATACAGGCGTGACGATCAAAGTCGAAGATAATGGCGTGGGCCTTTCACATAAATCGGAATTTTATAAAGGCAATGGCCTTCAAGGGATGAAGGAAAGGCTTGAATTCGTGAACGGCAGTCTGGATATTCGTTCCACTGATGGAACGACACTGTATATCAGGGTTCCGAATGCCATAAAAAATAATGGATAG
- a CDS encoding HAMP domain-containing sensor histidine kinase, whose translation MKISAKIQLYSSLFLSIMLVLLSVIVLCAFLWISVEREEDVLEDQASLIGENIVDSDLTAGDAGLLEAYTPDDAMVRIFGTDGSLIKSFADDEDLQGLAVPSISKKGYDFTKVDGEYVLTYRYPYPDEGKKLGMIEITQPQDTLLDHLSTLALVLGGSSLFVVLLSVLAGKWLAKLILKPISIMSGTMLEIEKSGEFKRIPLAGRSKDELQVMGESFNKMIGRLERNYDQQQQFLSDASHELKTPITVIESYSSLLKRWGMKDAAIQEEAVEAIHHEALRMKQLTEHLLQAASQSDPTVDTEEEIELISFCDQIAQTFRRTGHREIKLQSEVKEIQAMTIPGKLEQVLVILLDNAIKYSDSGIEIMIKREMDDIFISVKDQGPGISPEHLPHVFERFYRVDSSRARKTGGNGLGLSIARSLVESFHGKLGIESEVGEGTVVTIILSHRILI comes from the coding sequence ATGAAGATTTCCGCAAAAATTCAATTGTATTCCAGCCTTTTTTTAAGCATCATGCTGGTTTTGTTGAGTGTCATCGTTTTATGTGCTTTCCTTTGGATATCCGTGGAAAGGGAAGAGGATGTGCTGGAAGATCAAGCTTCGTTGATTGGAGAAAACATCGTCGATAGTGATTTGACAGCAGGTGATGCCGGTTTACTGGAGGCTTATACACCTGACGATGCCATGGTGCGCATATTCGGCACGGATGGAAGCTTGATCAAGTCGTTTGCGGATGACGAGGACCTCCAGGGGTTGGCGGTACCGTCCATAAGCAAGAAAGGATATGATTTTACCAAGGTCGACGGGGAATATGTCCTGACCTACCGCTATCCTTATCCGGATGAAGGGAAGAAATTGGGGATGATCGAAATCACCCAGCCGCAGGACACCCTCCTTGATCATTTATCGACCCTCGCACTCGTATTGGGTGGTTCCTCCCTTTTTGTCGTTTTGTTATCGGTCCTTGCAGGCAAGTGGCTGGCCAAGCTTATCCTTAAACCGATATCGATCATGAGCGGAACCATGTTGGAGATCGAGAAGAGCGGTGAATTCAAACGGATCCCGCTAGCGGGTCGATCCAAGGATGAGCTGCAGGTAATGGGGGAATCATTCAACAAGATGATCGGAAGGCTGGAGCGAAATTATGACCAACAGCAGCAATTCCTCTCGGATGCTTCCCATGAATTGAAAACGCCGATCACGGTCATTGAAAGCTACTCCTCCTTATTGAAACGCTGGGGAATGAAGGATGCGGCGATTCAGGAAGAGGCGGTGGAGGCGATCCATCATGAAGCCCTCCGGATGAAACAGCTGACGGAGCATTTGCTGCAGGCGGCTTCCCAATCGGACCCTACTGTCGATACGGAGGAAGAAATCGAGCTTATTTCGTTTTGTGATCAGATTGCCCAAACGTTTAGACGGACGGGCCATCGTGAAATAAAGCTGCAATCCGAGGTTAAGGAAATCCAGGCAATGACCATTCCCGGTAAGCTTGAACAGGTACTGGTCATTCTCCTCGACAATGCAATCAAATATAGTGATTCCGGTATAGAAATCATGATAAAACGGGAGATGGATGATATCTTCATCAGCGTGAAAGACCAAGGTCCAGGGATATCACCAGAACATCTGCCTCATGTATTCGAACGTTTCTATCGAGTCGATTCGTCGAGAGCAAGGAAAACTGGAGGGAATGGTCTAGGGCTTTCCATCGCCCGATCGCTTGTCGAGTCATTCCATGGTAAGTTGGGCATCGAAAGCGAGGTCGGAGAGGGAACAGTGGTGACTATCATCCTTTCTCATCGAATTCTAATCTAA
- a CDS encoding AEC family transporter codes for MSVLFLIVLNVIVPVFFLIGAGAILHRKFKLDMNTLSKLNHFLLMPAISFVNIYQSDIGGGMVVQIFSFLALQAVSLIIVSTVVAKLARFDQSLSATFKNSVVLNNSANFGLPVSQMVFHGNPLGLSIQVIVIIFQNLLSYTYGLMNSVSVHTKSVKGAIREFLKNPIIYALLLGFLLQAASFDIPLFLWTPIDNIASAFIAIALITLGAQSAYLKITHFPLPLILSLIGRLILSPSIAFLILLMLGLEGTVAQGLFIASSFPTSRNSALFALEYDNHPEYAAQAVLMSTVFSCITVTLVVYLSKILF; via the coding sequence GTGAGTGTCCTGTTTTTGATCGTATTGAATGTCATTGTGCCGGTCTTTTTCCTGATAGGGGCTGGAGCCATTCTTCATCGTAAATTCAAGCTCGATATGAATACATTATCTAAATTGAATCACTTCCTGCTCATGCCGGCCATCAGCTTTGTCAATATTTATCAAAGCGATATCGGCGGGGGGATGGTTGTCCAAATATTTAGCTTCCTCGCCCTGCAAGCGGTAAGCCTCATCATCGTGAGTACCGTGGTTGCCAAGCTTGCCAGGTTCGATCAAAGTCTCTCTGCCACGTTTAAAAATAGTGTGGTTCTGAATAATTCAGCCAATTTCGGACTGCCCGTCAGCCAGATGGTTTTTCATGGGAATCCACTTGGCCTGTCGATCCAGGTCATCGTGATCATATTTCAAAACCTGTTGAGCTATACCTACGGTTTGATGAATTCCGTTTCCGTCCATACAAAAAGTGTAAAGGGGGCCATTCGGGAATTTTTGAAAAACCCAATCATTTATGCTCTCTTACTCGGGTTTCTTTTACAGGCTGCGTCCTTTGATATCCCTTTGTTTTTATGGACCCCGATCGATAATATCGCCAGTGCATTCATCGCCATTGCCCTGATCACCTTGGGTGCACAGAGCGCCTACTTGAAAATAACGCATTTCCCGCTTCCGCTTATCCTTAGCTTGATTGGACGGTTGATCCTTTCTCCATCCATCGCGTTCCTGATCCTTCTCATGCTGGGCTTGGAGGGGACTGTCGCCCAAGGGTTATTTATCGCAAGCTCATTTCCGACCTCAAGAAACAGCGCATTATTCGCCTTGGAATATGACAACCACCCGGAGTATGCGGCACAGGCCGTCCTGATGTCCACCGTATTCAGCTGCATCACGGTAACATTGGTCGTATATCTATCGAAAATATTATTCTAG
- a CDS encoding DUF1641 domain-containing protein — MAAPITEIHNPLTEEEEKLQKLEELKTLIANNEDALNHMFKIVNELNGAGVFEAATSMLQGKEQIAKIALEQVTRQPVTNLINTVMGATGALMKADAAQSTKLLNSALAGIDEGNKFLQSEKKIGVLDLMKTLNDPDINRAIGFGVHFLKGMGKELKE, encoded by the coding sequence ATGGCAGCTCCCATTACGGAAATCCATAATCCGCTTACGGAGGAAGAAGAAAAGCTCCAAAAACTAGAAGAACTAAAAACACTGATCGCCAATAATGAAGATGCCTTAAACCATATGTTTAAAATCGTCAATGAACTGAATGGCGCCGGAGTATTCGAAGCTGCGACCTCGATGCTTCAAGGAAAAGAACAGATTGCCAAAATCGCCCTTGAACAAGTCACAAGACAACCTGTCACAAACCTGATCAATACCGTTATGGGGGCAACAGGGGCCTTGATGAAAGCCGATGCCGCACAATCGACGAAACTGCTGAACAGTGCACTCGCCGGAATCGACGAAGGAAACAAATTCCTCCAAAGCGAAAAGAAAATCGGCGTACTCGATCTAATGAAAACGTTGAATGATCCCGACATAAACCGGGCGATCGGTTTCGGCGTCCACTTCCTGAAGGGAATGGGCAAGGAATTGAAGGAATAG
- a CDS encoding DUF2294 domain-containing protein yields MSKVIHEFNDMIRKLRKELFGKGPERIHTVFVENMAVTTLHGNLTPTEIFISSTEEGRDMVHSARTKMIQDVYSVNPPDGMEELVGAKLVHLFSDFKVEENIAISVFVFDKEIAGKHNGQ; encoded by the coding sequence ATGTCAAAGGTGATTCACGAATTCAATGATATGATCCGTAAGCTGCGCAAGGAACTTTTCGGGAAGGGGCCGGAACGGATCCATACTGTTTTCGTTGAGAATATGGCCGTCACCACATTGCATGGGAATTTAACCCCGACGGAAATATTCATATCCAGCACAGAGGAAGGCAGGGATATGGTCCATTCTGCACGAACAAAAATGATTCAGGATGTATACTCCGTAAATCCTCCGGATGGAATGGAAGAACTGGTGGGAGCCAAGCTTGTTCATCTGTTTTCCGATTTTAAAGTGGAAGAAAATATAGCGATCTCCGTATTCGTTTTCGACAAGGAAATAGCGGGGAAGCATAACGGGCAGTGA
- a CDS encoding LysR family transcriptional regulator has translation MNERDWHILKILHEHKNITKTAQSLYISQPSLTKRIQQMEKEFNLKIVERGTRGVQFTPQGEYLAICADEMLIRLRQIKETAFNMGQEISGTLRLGVSNYITLHKLPGLLKKFRERYPQVDFHVTTGWSKEVLNLIYKEEVHVGIVRGDYQWSGAKHHLFEETICIASKEKVEVGDLASLPRIDYKTDALLKTMIDDWWRNNFQGPPLVGMEVDKGDTCKEMVKNGLGYGILPSVLLEHDPALRQLDLRDEQGNPLIRNTWMLYHEKSLELKLVKEFVEFVEGVDFMRDL, from the coding sequence ATGAATGAAAGGGATTGGCATATTTTAAAGATATTGCATGAACATAAGAATATCACTAAAACGGCGCAAAGCTTATATATCTCGCAGCCTTCTTTAACGAAAAGGATCCAGCAGATGGAGAAGGAGTTCAATTTGAAAATTGTCGAGCGGGGAACAAGGGGAGTGCAGTTCACCCCTCAAGGGGAATATTTGGCGATCTGTGCTGATGAGATGCTGATCAGGCTGAGGCAAATCAAAGAGACGGCGTTCAATATGGGACAGGAGATCAGTGGCACATTACGGCTGGGCGTCTCCAATTATATTACGCTGCATAAGCTGCCAGGATTGCTGAAAAAATTTCGTGAACGATACCCGCAGGTGGATTTCCATGTGACTACAGGCTGGAGCAAGGAAGTACTGAACCTCATTTACAAGGAAGAAGTTCACGTCGGGATCGTCCGGGGCGATTATCAGTGGTCAGGAGCTAAGCATCATCTTTTTGAGGAGACGATTTGCATTGCTTCCAAGGAAAAAGTCGAAGTCGGGGACCTGGCTTCATTGCCGAGAATCGATTACAAGACCGATGCACTCCTGAAAACGATGATCGATGATTGGTGGAGGAATAATTTTCAAGGCCCGCCGTTAGTTGGGATGGAGGTGGACAAAGGGGATACATGCAAGGAAATGGTCAAAAATGGCCTCGGGTATGGAATCCTTCCCAGTGTTTTATTGGAGCACGACCCAGCCCTGAGGCAGTTGGACCTGAGGGATGAGCAAGGAAACCCGCTTATCCGGAATACGTGGATGTTATATCATGAAAAGTCCCTCGAACTAAAGCTGGTCAAAGAGTTTGTCGAATTTGTCGAGGGCGTTGATTTCATGAGGGATCTATAG
- the msrA gene encoding peptide-methionine (S)-S-oxide reductase MsrA, with protein MHKATFAGGCFWCMVTPFEEQPGIGGIVSGYTGGHVDNPTYEEVKTGTSGHYEVVEITFDPQLFPYERLLELYWQQIDPTDDGGQFHDRGSQYRTAIFFHDEAQEKLASEAKEKVAASGKFAKPIVTEILPAQTFYPAEDYHQGYHKKNKEEYKADRAKSGRDEFIDQHWVGK; from the coding sequence ATGCATAAAGCCACATTTGCTGGGGGCTGTTTTTGGTGCATGGTTACACCATTCGAGGAACAACCGGGGATTGGAGGGATCGTATCCGGATATACGGGAGGACATGTTGATAATCCGACTTACGAGGAAGTGAAGACGGGAACCTCAGGACATTATGAGGTCGTGGAAATTACGTTCGATCCCCAATTATTTCCCTATGAACGGCTGTTGGAATTGTATTGGCAGCAAATTGATCCAACCGACGACGGCGGTCAATTCCATGACAGGGGGAGCCAGTATCGGACGGCCATCTTCTTTCATGATGAGGCTCAAGAGAAACTGGCCAGTGAAGCGAAGGAGAAGGTGGCAGCGAGCGGGAAGTTCGCTAAACCGATCGTGACCGAAATCCTTCCGGCCCAAACCTTCTATCCGGCCGAGGACTATCATCAAGGCTACCATAAGAAAAATAAAGAAGAGTACAAGGCGGATCGAGCGAAATCGGGACGTGATGAATTCATTGACCAGCACTGGGTTGGCAAATAA